The following are encoded in a window of Peromyscus maniculatus bairdii isolate BWxNUB_F1_BW_parent chromosome X, HU_Pman_BW_mat_3.1, whole genome shotgun sequence genomic DNA:
- the Slc25a53 gene encoding solute carrier family 25 member 53, producing the protein MEEQNNSAGKELQHRTRAEVPGKKIWHSQAYTLGAISNFMSTFLTFPIYKVVFRQQIHAMAVSEAVRQLWHEGPQYFYRGIYPPLLSKTLQGTLLFGTYDSLLCFLSPVGPHSLGQRWTAGLMSGVVEAVALSPFERVQNVLQDARKQACFPSTSSILKEFNSYGLWGRLSLGYYRGFWPVLVRNSLGSALYFSFKDPIQDVLTRQGLPHWVPALVSGSVNGTITCLVLYPLIVLVANMQSHIGWQRMPSLWASAQDVWDTRGRKILLIYRGGSLIILRSSVTWGLTTAIHDFLQRKAHTKKEMKD; encoded by the coding sequence ATGGAGGAGCAGAACAACTCTGCTGGGAAGGAGCTTCAACACAGGACACGAGCagaagttccaggaaagaaaatCTGGCACTCACAGGCCTACACCCTTGGGGCCATTTCCAACTTTATGTCTACTTTTCTGACCTTTCCTATCTATAAGGTTGTGTTCCGGCAGCAGATCCATGCTATGGCAGTGTCAGAGGCTGTGAGACAGCTTTGGCATGAAGGCCCTCAGTACTTCTACCGGGGCATCTAcccccctcttctctccaagACCCTGCAAGGGACTCTGTTGTTTGGTACTTACGATAGTCTGCTGTGCTTTCTCTCCCCTGTGGGACCACACTCCCTCGGACAGCGCTGGACTGCAGGGCTCATGTCTGGTGTGGTAGAAGCTGTGGCACTCAGCCCCTTTGAAAGGGTACAAAATGTGCTTCAGGATGCTCGCAAGCAAGCTTGCTTCCCTAGCACCTCCAGCATTCTCAAGGAATTCAATTCATATGGGCTTTGGGGGCGGCTGTCACTGGGCTATTATCGTGGTTTCTGGCCGGTCCTTGTCAGAAACAGCCTCGGAAGTGCTCTCTATTTCTCCTTCAAGGATCCTATCCAGGATGTGTTGACAAGGCAAGGCCTGCCCCATTGGGTTCCTGCTTTGGTGTCTGGTAGTGTCAATGGAACGATCACCTGCCTGGTTCTGTATCCTCTGATTGTGCTGGTTGCCAATATGCAGTCTCATATTGGCTGGCAGAGAATGCCAAGCCTGTGGGCCTCTGCACAAGATGTGTGGGACACTCGAGGTCGAAAGATACTCCTGATTTATAGAGGAGGATCACTGATCATTCTCAGGTCCAGTGTGACCTGGGGGCTTACTACTGCTATTCATGACTTCTTGCAGAGAAAGGCTCACACCAAGAAAGAGATGAAAGACTGA